From a single Streptomyces liliifuscus genomic region:
- the yicI gene encoding alpha-xylosidase — MKFTDGYWMLREGVSAAHPVEVLDVTAGQGVLAIHAPTQPIRHRGDLLKGPVVTISAHAPMPDVIGVTFTHFEGEEPRGPRFELGREEFAAHAEYDEESATLTAGALSVRVSRTGPWHVDFLADGRTLTTSGAKGMGIMRDAGTGGHYLREQLNLGVGTQVYGLGERFGPLVKNGQVVDMWNADGGTATEQAYKNVPFYLTDAGYGVFVDHPGRVSFEVGSEAVSRVQFSAETQQLTYYVIYGPTPKDILRKYTALTGRPALPPAWSFGLWLSTSFTTSYDETTVTSFIDGMKERELPLSVFHFDCFWMREFNWCDFEWDPRVFPDPEGMLARLKERGLHISVWINPYIAQRSPLFAEGKALGHLLKRPDGSVWQWDLWQPGMALVDFTSEAARDWYASKLEALLAQGVDCFKTDFGERVPLDVAYADGGDPERMHNYYTYLYNRTVFDVLRKHRGEGEAVVFARSATAGSQKFPVHWGGDCEATYESMAESLRGGLSLGLSGFGYWSHDIGGFEGTPTPALFKRWLAFGLLSSHSRLHGSSSYRVPWLFDEEAVDVLRLFTRLKLRLMPYLYEAARTAHTEGVPMMRAMLLEFPDDPGCAHLERQYMLGPDLLVAPVFSDEGEVSYYVPEGTWTHFLTGRPVTGPRWVRERHGFSSVPLLVRPGAVIPVGAVDDRPDYPHADGVTLHAYGLDRGAQVTVPVDGVTFTVVREGDTLRASSSDPSAPWALAAGERVARAKAGTGFLSLELGPESDPKSDPESLEPGPEQERG; from the coding sequence GTGAAGTTCACCGACGGCTACTGGATGCTGCGCGAGGGCGTGAGCGCGGCCCATCCGGTCGAGGTCCTCGATGTGACCGCCGGGCAGGGCGTGTTGGCGATCCACGCGCCGACCCAGCCCATCCGCCACCGCGGCGACCTGCTGAAGGGACCGGTCGTGACGATCAGCGCACACGCGCCGATGCCGGACGTCATCGGCGTCACGTTCACGCACTTCGAGGGCGAGGAGCCGCGCGGGCCCCGATTCGAACTGGGGAGGGAGGAGTTCGCGGCGCACGCCGAGTACGACGAGGAGTCCGCGACCCTCACCGCGGGCGCCCTGTCCGTACGGGTGAGCCGCACCGGCCCCTGGCACGTCGACTTCCTCGCGGACGGCCGCACCCTGACCACCAGCGGCGCCAAGGGCATGGGCATCATGCGGGACGCGGGCACGGGCGGCCACTATCTGCGCGAGCAGCTCAACCTCGGTGTGGGGACCCAGGTCTACGGACTCGGCGAACGCTTCGGGCCGCTGGTCAAGAACGGCCAGGTCGTCGACATGTGGAACGCCGACGGGGGCACGGCCACGGAACAGGCGTACAAGAACGTGCCGTTCTATCTGACGGACGCCGGCTACGGCGTGTTCGTCGACCATCCGGGCCGGGTGTCGTTCGAGGTCGGCTCGGAGGCGGTGTCCCGGGTGCAGTTCAGCGCCGAGACACAGCAGTTGACGTACTACGTCATCTACGGTCCGACGCCGAAGGACATCCTCCGCAAGTACACGGCCCTCACCGGCCGTCCGGCGCTGCCGCCCGCCTGGTCGTTCGGGCTGTGGCTGTCGACGTCCTTCACCACGTCGTACGACGAGACGACCGTGACCTCCTTCATCGACGGCATGAAGGAGCGTGAACTCCCGCTCTCCGTCTTCCACTTCGACTGTTTCTGGATGCGGGAGTTCAACTGGTGCGACTTCGAGTGGGATCCCCGGGTCTTCCCCGACCCGGAGGGGATGCTGGCCCGCCTCAAGGAGCGCGGGCTGCACATCAGCGTCTGGATCAACCCGTACATCGCGCAGCGCTCCCCGCTGTTCGCGGAGGGCAAGGCCCTCGGACACCTGCTGAAGCGGCCCGACGGCAGCGTCTGGCAGTGGGACCTGTGGCAACCCGGCATGGCACTGGTCGACTTCACGAGTGAGGCCGCCCGCGACTGGTACGCGTCGAAGCTGGAGGCGCTGCTCGCGCAGGGCGTCGACTGCTTCAAGACCGACTTCGGGGAGCGGGTCCCGCTCGACGTGGCGTACGCGGACGGCGGCGACCCCGAGCGGATGCACAACTACTACACCTACCTCTACAACCGGACCGTCTTCGACGTGCTGCGCAAGCACCGCGGCGAGGGCGAGGCCGTCGTTTTCGCGCGCTCGGCGACCGCCGGCAGCCAGAAGTTCCCCGTGCACTGGGGCGGCGACTGCGAGGCGACCTACGAGTCGATGGCCGAGTCGCTGCGCGGCGGCCTGTCGCTCGGCCTCTCCGGGTTCGGCTACTGGAGCCACGACATCGGCGGCTTCGAGGGCACCCCGACACCCGCCCTCTTCAAGCGCTGGCTCGCCTTCGGCCTGCTCTCCTCGCACAGCCGCCTGCACGGCAGCTCCTCCTACCGGGTGCCCTGGCTCTTCGACGAGGAGGCCGTGGACGTCCTGCGCCTGTTCACCCGGCTGAAGCTGCGCCTCATGCCGTATCTGTACGAGGCCGCCCGCACCGCGCACACCGAGGGCGTCCCGATGATGCGCGCGATGCTCCTGGAGTTCCCGGACGACCCCGGGTGCGCGCATCTGGAACGGCAGTACATGCTCGGTCCGGACCTGCTGGTCGCGCCGGTGTTCTCCGACGAGGGCGAGGTGTCGTACTACGTGCCCGAGGGCACCTGGACCCACTTCCTGACCGGCCGGCCGGTGACCGGGCCCCGCTGGGTGCGCGAGAGGCACGGCTTCTCCAGCGTGCCGCTCCTCGTCAGGCCGGGCGCGGTGATCCCGGTGGGAGCCGTCGACGACCGGCCGGACTATCCGCACGCGGACGGGGTGACCCTGCACGCGTACGGGCTCGACCGCGGCGCGCAGGTCACGGTGCCCGTGGACGGCGTGACCTTCACCGTCGTACGCGAAGGTGACACACTGCGTGCCTCGTCGAGCGACCCGTCGGCGCCCTGGGCGCTTGCGGCCGGGGAACGGGTGGCGCGGGCGAAGGCCGGGACCGGGTTCCTCTCCCTCGAACTGGGCCCCGAGTCGGACCCGAAGTCGGACCCCGAGTCCCTTGAGCCGGGACCCGAGCAGGAGCGGGGCTGA
- a CDS encoding LacI family DNA-binding transcriptional regulator has translation MVKITDVARHAGVSPSTVSYALSGKRPISEETRQRIEDSIRELGYRPHAGARALASSRSNVLALVVPLRTGIHVPVVMQFAVSVVTAARRHDHDVLLLTQEEGEDGLRRVADTALVDALIVMDIQLHDRRLPLLRALDRPSVLIGFPAEPAGLTCIDLDFRAAGELCVEHLAGLGHRVIGLVGSPPEVYVRETGFAQRVVQGFTAAADRNGIASSVHPCEAAPAAARRVAEQLLRERPALTGVVVHNEPVLEPLIDAFEALGLRVPGDLSVTAICPDEVAEQTRVPVTSIAIPTAEVGTGAVELLMRKLGGATAVPEATLLSPRLTVRASTMPRP, from the coding sequence ATGGTGAAGATCACCGACGTGGCACGGCACGCCGGGGTGTCCCCCAGCACCGTCTCGTACGCGCTGAGCGGCAAGCGCCCGATCTCCGAGGAGACCCGGCAGCGCATCGAGGACAGCATCCGCGAGCTGGGCTACCGGCCGCACGCGGGCGCCCGGGCCCTCGCCAGCAGCCGGTCGAACGTGCTGGCACTGGTGGTGCCACTGCGGACCGGAATCCATGTGCCGGTGGTGATGCAGTTCGCGGTGTCCGTCGTGACCGCCGCGCGCCGGCACGACCACGACGTGCTGCTGCTCACGCAGGAGGAGGGCGAGGACGGGCTGCGACGGGTCGCGGACACCGCCCTCGTGGACGCGCTGATCGTGATGGACATCCAACTCCACGACCGGCGCCTGCCGTTGCTGCGCGCCCTGGACCGCCCGTCGGTCCTCATCGGCTTCCCCGCCGAGCCCGCCGGGCTGACCTGCATCGACCTGGACTTCAGGGCGGCGGGCGAGCTGTGCGTCGAGCATCTCGCGGGCCTCGGACACCGGGTGATCGGCCTGGTGGGCTCACCGCCCGAGGTGTACGTACGGGAGACCGGGTTCGCCCAGCGGGTGGTCCAGGGCTTCACCGCCGCGGCCGACCGCAACGGCATCGCCTCCTCGGTGCACCCGTGCGAGGCGGCACCCGCGGCGGCCCGGCGGGTCGCCGAGCAACTCCTGCGGGAGCGGCCCGCGTTGACGGGTGTCGTGGTGCACAACGAGCCGGTCCTGGAGCCACTGATCGACGCGTTCGAGGCACTCGGGTTACGGGTCCCGGGGGATCTGTCGGTCACGGCGATCTGCCCGGACGAGGTGGCCGAGCAGACCCGCGTCCCCGTCACCTCGATCGCCATACCGACCGCCGAGGTGGGCACGGGGGCGGTGGAACTGCTGATGAGGAAGCTCGGCGGCGCCACGGCCGTACCGGAGGCCACGCTGCTGTCGCCCCGGCTGACGGTACGCGCGAGCACGATGCCGCGGCCCTGA
- a CDS encoding ABC transporter substrate-binding protein has translation MLTARRRVMAVAAAVVSTTLLLASCGGDSGSESSDGKTLKLWHYEAPNSAMGVAWTEAIKEFEKTHPGVEVKFEEKGFEQIQKTAPMVLNSNDAPDLMEYNKGNATAGHLSRQGLLTDLSAEAANRGWDKKLSAGVRTTSQYDAKGVMGSGKWYGIPNYAEYTMVFYNKDLFKKYGLAEPKTFDELTAAMDRFVDEGITPLANAGAEYIAHQYLYQLALSKADRAWVDSYELYKGEPDFHDAAWTYGAETFADWVKKGYISEKSTGTKAEDAGVSFIQGKSPILFSGSWWYGRFVAESKVDWGTFLWPESNMTLGSGGNLWVVPKGAKNKDLAYDFIDITMSKKIQNLLGNNGGVPVAADPAAITDPRSKGLIANFNTLAERDGLAFYPDWPVAGFYDVLVSETQKLMTGSAKPDAYLDAVESAYEKGVQAP, from the coding sequence ATGTTGACGGCACGAAGGCGTGTGATGGCCGTGGCCGCGGCGGTGGTGAGCACCACCCTGCTGCTGGCCTCCTGCGGCGGCGACTCGGGCAGCGAGTCCTCCGACGGGAAGACGTTGAAGCTGTGGCACTACGAGGCACCCAACAGCGCGATGGGCGTGGCCTGGACGGAGGCCATCAAGGAGTTCGAGAAGACCCACCCGGGCGTCGAGGTGAAGTTCGAGGAGAAGGGCTTCGAACAGATCCAGAAGACGGCCCCGATGGTCCTCAACTCCAATGACGCGCCCGACCTCATGGAGTACAACAAGGGCAACGCGACGGCCGGGCACCTCTCCCGACAGGGGCTGCTCACCGACCTGTCCGCGGAGGCGGCGAACCGCGGCTGGGACAAGAAGCTCAGCGCCGGTGTGCGGACCACCAGCCAGTACGACGCCAAGGGCGTGATGGGTTCCGGGAAGTGGTACGGAATCCCCAACTACGCCGAGTACACGATGGTGTTCTACAACAAGGACCTCTTCAAGAAGTACGGGCTGGCCGAGCCGAAGACGTTCGACGAACTGACCGCCGCCATGGACAGGTTCGTCGACGAGGGCATCACCCCGCTCGCCAACGCGGGCGCCGAGTACATCGCCCACCAGTACCTCTACCAGCTGGCCCTGTCGAAGGCCGATCGCGCCTGGGTGGACTCGTACGAGCTCTACAAGGGCGAGCCCGACTTCCACGACGCCGCCTGGACGTACGGCGCCGAGACCTTCGCGGACTGGGTGAAGAAGGGGTACATCAGCGAGAAGTCCACCGGTACGAAGGCGGAGGACGCCGGGGTCTCCTTCATCCAGGGCAAGAGCCCGATCCTGTTCTCCGGCAGCTGGTGGTACGGCCGGTTCGTCGCGGAGAGCAAGGTCGACTGGGGCACCTTCCTGTGGCCGGAGTCGAACATGACCCTCGGCTCGGGCGGCAACCTCTGGGTGGTCCCCAAGGGCGCCAAGAACAAGGACCTGGCGTACGACTTCATCGACATCACCATGTCGAAGAAGATCCAGAACCTGCTCGGCAACAACGGCGGAGTCCCGGTGGCCGCCGACCCCGCCGCCATCACGGACCCGCGCTCCAAGGGGCTGATCGCCAACTTCAACACCCTCGCCGAGCGGGACGGGCTGGCCTTCTACCCCGACTGGCCGGTCGCCGGCTTCTACGACGTGCTCGTCTCCGAGACCCAGAAGCTGATGACGGGAAGCGCGAAACCGGACGCCTACCTGGACGCGGTGGAATCGGCGTACGAGAAGGGCGTACAGGCCCCATGA
- a CDS encoding MFS transporter encodes MPRPPRPPLQQPPRPYPRPRSRPHPDARTTVPAVTADSLVVADFGPRRRASRPEGRPRRGTNPYRRLFTIPGTRAFTLGNLIARLPMGMFSVSAVIMIAGARGSYALAGAVTATGLAATAVVAPWTARLVDRHGQARIAVPATAIAALGSLALMLCVRYGAPDWTLFAAYAATATTPNTGGMSRARWAYLLKGDPVRLHTANSFEQAADELCFMLGPVLAASLCGALFPEAGTLVGVVLLLTGVLTFAAQRSTEPPARGRTSTATRSPVRAPGMPPLLVGFLATGAVFGSMEVVTIAFADAQGHRAAAGIVLGLQAAGSCAAGLLYGALRATGPAERRHPWTLAAMALLMWLPLLAASLTGSLVVLAGALLLAGMATAPAMVTGMTLVQHRTPEGRLNEGMTLAVTGLLGGIACGAAAGGWAVEHVSTTAGYGVPVAAAATALLISVTATTGRPAPAHAHAHAQASPQAQAQPQPQASPQVQVQAQAEAQAQAEAQP; translated from the coding sequence ATGCCCCGACCACCCCGACCACCCCTCCAGCAGCCCCCTCGGCCGTACCCCCGACCCCGGTCCCGCCCCCACCCCGACGCACGTACGACCGTCCCCGCCGTCACCGCCGACAGCCTGGTGGTGGCCGATTTCGGACCGCGGCGGCGGGCCTCCCGCCCGGAAGGGCGGCCTCGGCGCGGAACCAACCCGTACCGCCGCCTCTTCACCATCCCCGGCACCCGGGCCTTCACCCTCGGGAATCTGATCGCCCGGCTCCCCATGGGCATGTTCAGCGTGAGCGCGGTGATCATGATCGCGGGGGCGCGGGGCTCGTACGCGCTCGCCGGTGCCGTCACGGCGACCGGGCTGGCTGCGACGGCGGTCGTGGCACCCTGGACGGCACGGCTGGTCGACCGGCACGGACAGGCGCGGATCGCCGTGCCCGCGACGGCGATCGCCGCGCTCGGCTCGCTCGCGCTGATGCTCTGCGTCCGGTACGGGGCACCCGACTGGACGCTGTTCGCCGCGTACGCCGCCACGGCCACCACACCCAACACCGGCGGTATGTCCCGGGCACGCTGGGCGTATCTGCTGAAGGGCGATCCGGTACGCCTCCACACCGCGAACTCCTTCGAGCAGGCCGCCGACGAGCTGTGTTTCATGCTCGGGCCGGTACTGGCCGCGTCCCTGTGCGGGGCGCTGTTCCCGGAGGCCGGCACCCTCGTCGGGGTCGTCCTGCTGCTGACCGGCGTGCTCACCTTCGCCGCCCAGCGCTCGACGGAACCGCCCGCCCGGGGCCGTACGAGCACAGCGACGCGGTCGCCGGTCCGGGCGCCCGGGATGCCGCCGCTGCTGGTGGGATTCCTCGCCACGGGTGCGGTGTTCGGCTCGATGGAGGTGGTGACGATCGCGTTCGCCGACGCGCAGGGGCACCGGGCGGCGGCCGGGATCGTCCTCGGGCTACAGGCCGCCGGATCGTGCGCCGCCGGGCTCCTCTACGGGGCCCTGAGGGCAACGGGCCCGGCCGAGCGGCGGCATCCGTGGACCCTCGCCGCGATGGCCCTCCTGATGTGGCTGCCGCTGCTGGCCGCCTCCCTCACGGGTTCCCTCGTGGTGCTCGCCGGGGCGCTGCTGTTGGCGGGGATGGCGACCGCCCCCGCGATGGTCACGGGCATGACCCTGGTCCAGCACCGCACGCCCGAGGGCCGGTTGAACGAGGGGATGACCCTGGCGGTGACGGGACTGCTGGGCGGGATCGCCTGCGGGGCGGCGGCCGGCGGATGGGCCGTGGAACACGTGTCGACGACCGCGGGCTACGGAGTACCGGTCGCAGCGGCGGCGACCGCCCTCCTGATCTCGGTCACGGCAACGACGGGCCGCCCGGCCCCGGCCCACGCCCACGCCCACGCTCAGGCCTCACCCCAAGCCCAAGCCCAGCCCCAGCCCCAAGCCTCACCCCAAGTCCAAGTCCAAGCCCAAGCCGAGGCCCAAGCCCAGGCCGAAGCCCAACCCTGA
- a CDS encoding carbohydrate ABC transporter permease — translation MTAARRYPVLVALFIGALFMVLPFLIVAVNAVKSPAEYSANGPLSLPEGVYLDGLKDFWQRVDFGQKLVNSVLISGSVALGAVVLSVLNAYAIGIGRIKGRTWVLAFFVLANMLPQEALVYPVYYLSKEAGLYDTRLSVIIVFVVIQAAFGTYLLASVLGQFPREIIEAARIDGANKWQVLWRIVVPVSRPTIGVLLVFFFIWTWNEFLLPLVMLISNDNQTVSVALGVLQGQRLMDATMTNAAALLGVLPALVFFLVFQRTLTRGIAVGAVK, via the coding sequence ATGACCGCCGCCCGCCGCTATCCGGTGCTCGTCGCCCTGTTCATCGGGGCCCTCTTCATGGTCCTGCCCTTCCTGATCGTCGCCGTCAACGCGGTGAAGTCGCCCGCCGAGTACTCGGCGAACGGCCCGCTCAGCCTTCCCGAGGGCGTCTACCTCGACGGTCTGAAGGACTTCTGGCAGCGCGTCGACTTCGGGCAGAAGCTGGTCAACTCGGTGCTCATCAGCGGGTCTGTGGCCCTGGGCGCCGTCGTCCTGTCGGTCCTCAACGCGTACGCGATCGGCATCGGCCGCATCAAGGGCCGCACCTGGGTGCTCGCCTTCTTCGTGCTGGCGAACATGCTGCCGCAGGAGGCGCTGGTCTACCCGGTCTACTACCTGAGCAAGGAAGCGGGCCTGTACGACACCAGGCTGAGCGTGATCATCGTCTTCGTCGTGATCCAGGCCGCCTTCGGCACGTATCTCCTCGCCTCCGTCCTCGGACAGTTCCCGCGCGAGATCATCGAGGCCGCCCGGATCGACGGGGCGAACAAGTGGCAGGTGCTGTGGCGGATCGTGGTGCCCGTCAGCCGGCCCACCATCGGCGTGCTCCTGGTCTTCTTCTTCATCTGGACCTGGAACGAGTTCCTGCTTCCCCTGGTCATGCTGATCTCCAACGACAACCAGACCGTGTCGGTGGCGCTCGGTGTCCTCCAGGGCCAGCGCCTGATGGACGCCACGATGACGAACGCGGCCGCGCTCCTGGGTGTCCTGCCCGCCCTCGTCTTCTTCCTGGTCTTCCAGCGGACGCTCACCCGCGGCATCGCCGTGGGCGCGGTCAAGTAA
- a CDS encoding carbohydrate ABC transporter permease, translating to MTVTVERGGRGSRSGRGSRGGDAVEAHHRAKGPHRPRDSYALFLLPGALAFFVIIVVPFLMNTGVSFTEWQGVGTPKWTGLANYRELMDDSEFWASFRHSLFMVVAMAAVPTVVGLVLAAALFDFVGKHFGSRTVAVLRACFYLPQVLPIAVAGIVWSWILAPENGSLNELLKAVGLGGLQQDWLGDPDLALYTVMGVMVWVQIGFPLVVFMAGLQRVDPQLYEAAELDGAGWWRRFWHITLPQIRPEIHVVLLWCTIAALKVFGAVYVLTKGGPGGATNVPSYFSFTTFFEKTQVGYGAAISTVLTVIILVLALVGLKLQTRAEDAEEGLRV from the coding sequence ATGACGGTCACCGTCGAACGGGGCGGCCGGGGCAGTCGGAGCGGACGGGGCAGTCGGGGCGGTGATGCTGTCGAAGCGCATCACCGGGCGAAGGGACCGCACCGCCCCCGCGACTCGTACGCGCTGTTCCTGCTCCCCGGAGCGCTCGCCTTCTTCGTGATCATCGTCGTGCCGTTCCTGATGAACACGGGCGTGAGCTTCACCGAGTGGCAGGGCGTGGGTACGCCGAAGTGGACCGGGCTCGCCAACTACCGGGAGCTGATGGACGACTCGGAGTTCTGGGCGTCCTTCCGGCACAGCCTGTTCATGGTCGTGGCGATGGCGGCCGTGCCGACCGTCGTGGGACTCGTGCTGGCCGCCGCCCTCTTCGACTTCGTCGGCAAGCACTTCGGCAGCAGGACGGTCGCCGTGCTGCGGGCCTGCTTCTATCTGCCGCAGGTCCTGCCGATCGCGGTCGCGGGCATCGTGTGGAGCTGGATCCTCGCGCCGGAGAACGGCTCGCTGAACGAGCTCCTGAAGGCCGTCGGGCTCGGCGGCCTCCAGCAGGACTGGCTCGGCGACCCCGACCTCGCCCTCTACACCGTCATGGGCGTGATGGTCTGGGTGCAGATCGGCTTCCCGCTCGTGGTCTTCATGGCGGGCCTGCAACGCGTCGATCCCCAGCTGTACGAGGCCGCCGAGCTGGACGGCGCCGGCTGGTGGCGGCGGTTCTGGCACATCACGCTGCCGCAGATCAGGCCCGAGATCCACGTCGTACTCCTGTGGTGCACGATCGCCGCGCTCAAGGTCTTCGGGGCGGTGTACGTCCTCACGAAGGGCGGGCCCGGCGGGGCGACGAACGTGCCCTCCTACTTCTCCTTCACCACGTTCTTCGAGAAGACGCAGGTGGGCTACGGGGCGGCGATCTCCACCGTCCTGACCGTGATCATCCTCGTCCTCGCCCTCGTGGGACTGAAGCTCCAGACCCGGGCCGAAGACGCCGAGGAAGGGCTCCGAGTATGA
- a CDS encoding LysR family transcriptional regulator, with amino-acid sequence MPAHLDPRLLRAFLAVAEDLHFTRAAARLYVAQQALSRDIRRLERELGATLFVRTTRQVTLTLDGERLLPHARRALEAQDELLAAFGRPDAERPLLVDVNSPGLVSGRVLALARELAPDCELMTRFESGLTGAAAELLAGRLDASFGRFAGLDPAVRARLEQQPVRYEPMAVVLPEDHRLAEMDAIPLDALAGEQVYAGAGNPRTLEWTDLARQLFEGRGIEVAAPAPLAVGTEEFQRIMAKKRNPVLAVMDFPAMPKSVLRPLVDPVPLSPVSLVWRKGLVHRGVEALRTAAARLAGAEGWLERPSEGWIPATDALIMMSRA; translated from the coding sequence ATGCCCGCCCACCTCGACCCCCGCCTGCTGCGCGCCTTCCTCGCCGTCGCCGAGGACCTGCACTTCACTCGCGCGGCCGCCCGGCTGTACGTCGCCCAGCAGGCCCTCAGCCGTGACATCCGGCGGCTGGAGCGGGAGTTGGGCGCCACCCTCTTCGTACGCACCACCCGGCAGGTGACGCTCACCCTCGACGGCGAGCGGCTGCTGCCCCACGCGCGGCGGGCGCTGGAGGCGCAGGACGAGCTGCTGGCCGCCTTCGGGCGGCCGGACGCCGAGCGGCCCCTGCTCGTGGACGTGAACAGCCCCGGGCTGGTCTCCGGGCGCGTGCTGGCCCTGGCCCGTGAACTCGCCCCCGACTGCGAGCTGATGACCCGCTTCGAGAGCGGCCTCACCGGCGCCGCCGCCGAGCTGCTCGCGGGGCGGCTCGACGCGTCCTTCGGGCGGTTCGCGGGCCTGGACCCGGCGGTCCGCGCCCGCCTGGAACAGCAGCCCGTGCGGTACGAACCCATGGCCGTCGTGCTGCCGGAGGACCACCGACTGGCCGAAATGGATGCCATACCACTCGACGCGCTGGCGGGCGAACAGGTGTACGCGGGAGCCGGGAATCCCCGGACGCTGGAGTGGACCGACCTCGCCCGTCAGCTTTTCGAGGGACGCGGGATCGAGGTCGCGGCGCCGGCGCCACTCGCCGTCGGCACGGAGGAGTTCCAAAGGATCATGGCCAAGAAACGAAACCCCGTCCTGGCCGTGATGGATTTTCCGGCCATGCCCAAATCCGTCCTCCGGCCCCTGGTCGACCCGGTTCCGCTGTCACCGGTGTCGCTGGTGTGGCGGAAGGGACTGGTGCATCGTGGAGTGGAGGCGTTGCGCACTGCGGCGGCTCGGCTTGCGGGGGCGGAAGGGTGGCTGGAGCGTCCATCGGAGGGTTGGATTCCGGCCACAGATGCACTCATCATGATGAGCCGGGCCTGA